GGGATTCCGAAGTCAGCTTCACCATCGGCGACGCGGTGGTCACGCGCGTGGACGACTCGACCAAGACCTTGACGGTGTATCGCAACGGCGAGGTGGTCAACTCCTTTCCCGTCTCGATGGGCCGCGACGGGACCTACGCCACGCCTAACGGCACGTACGTCGTAGGGGACCGCTACGAGGACCTGGTGATGGACTCCCGAACCTACGGTCTCGCCCTTGACGCTGGCGGGTACGTCACCAGCGTCAAGTCCGCGACGCAGCTGTCTTATTCAGGGATCTACGTGCACTCGGCGCCCTGGGCGACGTGGGCGCTGGGTTCTGTAAACCAGTCGCACGGGTGCATCAATGCGAGCCCGGACGATGCGGCGTGGTTCCTGAACTACTCCAAGCGTGGCGACCCAGTCGAAGTGGTGAACACTTCCGGCGGAACCCTCGACGGTTCCGACGGGTTGGGGTACTGGAACGTCCCCTGGGATCAGTGGGTGGCGGGTAACCCTTACCTCGATTAGTGCTTCCGGGCCCCGGGGGCCGTCTGCGCGGCGAAGTTCAATAAACTGAACTTTATTATTCGCTTATATGCAGTTCGTGTTAGGGTGTGGCCCACTATCGCCCGACCCAGAGAGGAGCCCATTCCCCGTGTGCCGTCGCATCCTTGCAGCTTCCGCAGTCCTCGCTTTGCTCGGCGGGTGTTCGGCTTCACCGCCGGAGAAAGCGCCGGAGGGACTCAACGTTGTTGCTACGACCACCCAAATATGTGATTACCTCACCCACGTTGCGCAGGGCACGAATTTCAGCAAAACCGATTCGCAGGGTCAGACGACCACAACAGGATCCGGTGAGACGGAGCTCAACCTGACCTGTCTCCTTGCCCCGAACGCCTCTGCACACGACCACGAAATGACCGCGCAGCAAATGTCCGCATTGGGCAAGGCAGACATCCTCTTCGTCAACGGGTTAGACCTCGAACATTTCCTCGACCAGGCGATTGAGTCGTCGGGCTTCCACGGATCGATGGCCGTCACGTCCGGGATTGTGGGCTCCGGACCTGCCGCCTCCGACACGCCCTACAGTGTGGACCAAGGCCGCGACAAGGTCACCGCCGCTCACTGGCCATTTGACCCCGAGCCGGGTGAAGAAGCGGAGTTCGAGTTTGACCCGCACGTCTGGACCAGCCCGCGGGGGGCGCAGATTCAGGTACGCAATATCGGGGCGAGTTTGGATGAGGCGTCGAAAAGCGATGGCGAATGGACGCGACGGGCGGATGCCTACGCCGCCCAGCTGGGGGAGCTCGAC
The nucleotide sequence above comes from Corynebacterium capitovis DSM 44611. Encoded proteins:
- a CDS encoding metal ABC transporter substrate-binding protein gives rise to the protein MCRRILAASAVLALLGGCSASPPEKAPEGLNVVATTTQICDYLTHVAQGTNFSKTDSQGQTTTTGSGETELNLTCLLAPNASAHDHEMTAQQMSALGKADILFVNGLDLEHFLDQAIESSGFHGSMAVTSGIVGSGPAASDTPYSVDQGRDKVTAAHWPFDPEPGEEAEFEFDPHVWTSPRGAQIQVRNIGASLDEASKSDGEWTRRADAYAAQLGELDEWVRESLETVPETRRVLFTSHDAFGYFARDYGVNFFGSALSDFNAQQDATADHIRTGVQQVRDANAQVIFAENSNSAKSIEAVGRAAGVRVITGDDALYGDSLGPAGTDGETYAGSILHNVTNLVRAWGGTPAPVPDALAEFAPKDTI